ATGCCGGCTTTTATTATCCCTACAGAGGGGAAGACAGCTGGCTGGGATTCTCGGCGGCCTATTATCCCTACTGGGTGCATAATGGCTGGATCGGTAGTGAATCTACCTATGCTCAGGACAATAATTATATTTTTCAGGCGGTCATTGCCGACCTCAGCGAGACGGATACTGTCATCTATATGGCGGATCTCACCCTGGGGAGTAATCTTGTTGACCCTGTGGGGATTACACATATCCCCGGAGAGGGGGAGGCAAGCTGGTTTCTGGGAGCAGACCTCCTGCTGGGATTGCCGTTCCATTATGATGATTTTGTATGGACCCCCGGTGTAAATGCCGCTTATCTTTTGTATGATCTTAAGCAGACAGAATCCTGGAATATGGAGCTGCGGGCAGGGTCGCAACTGGCCTGGGATAAGACCTTCTACCTCCATATGGAGGGGGGAACCCAGATTCTGACTAATAGTGATGGGGGTGAATCATTTCTACAGACAGGCCTGGAGATTGTATGGGGCATAAGCTTCCAGATAAGATTATAATCCTCTTCTTAACCCTTTTAATCGGGTCGCTTCTCGGCGGCTGCGGTGAGTTTGTGGGAATCCTGGATTCCCATAACCCTGATACCGGACTCTCTGAGTTCAGACTTTACCTCTCTGATGATCAATTTAATACTCTTCAGGATTCGGTTTCACTGGACATATATGCCCACTGCCGCTATGAGAGTAATGAGGGAGAGGGCAGGGGAGAGATGCGGATACGAGGCTTTACCTCAAGGATGCTCCCCAAGAAGTCTTTTACCCTGCGCAGAGAGGTCAATGGTGAAGAGATAAAAATTGCACTGGATGCGGGAGGAGCTCCCTGGATCTCCTACTCACTTATCATGTATGCCTACTCCCTGGCAGGCCTGCCTTACCTTGAACTCTCACCCATAAGCCTCTTCATGAACGATGAATATCTGGGATATTACAACCAGCTCCCCCTATACGATGAATCTGTGGATGATTATTTCGGAGAAAAGGGTGAACTTTATAAAATCAGGGCCTTTGATCTGGGCAGGGATGTTCCAGCAGAGTCTATGTCTGAGAAAAAATATCCCCATGATGATAATTTCTCATCCCTGAACCGTTATCTTGTCAATGCGGCTCATATGTCCACAGAAGACTGGGTAGACTGGGCTGAAGCTAATGTTGATCTTGAAGATCTGGCTGCCTATATGGTTATTCGTGATTATTTCGGCATGGCCGATACCTATGAAACCAACTTCTATGTATATGCAGGAGATAAATACCGTATTCTCCCCTGGGATAACGATCACTATTATCAATACACCCCTGTGGGTGGGAACAATATTCTAACCACCCGTATGCTCGAATCCGAGGAGTTTCAGGACATCTACAGGGATCTATTTAATAGATACTTTCTTCAGGCGGGAGATAACAATATAATTGATCAACTGGAAGGGTATTCTGAGAGTTTGTATTCTCTTTTAGGAGCTGCTGTTGATGTGGAACCCTTCTTTTATCTGACATCTGACGCATTTGAAGCAGAAAAGCAAAGTATTGAGGTCTTTTTTAATACAAGAACAAGCGATATACTGAGTGACCCTTACTGGGCGGATTTCTTCACTGATCCGGATGATGCATCAAGATGAATTATTTAACGGAGAATAAATGAACGAAATTCTAGATATAATAAATAATCCTGCTCAGGCCCAGGATTTTACTATTCTCACCTCATTGATCCGATTAGGTTATGCCTTTATATTGAATCTTATACTGGCCATTATCTATAAGTGGCTCAATGCAGATAAGATTGATAGTCATATCATTATGCATTCCATCATCTATATCGGTGTGATTATGGCCGGGGCCATGATGATGATCGCCTCAAATATGGTGGTCGCCTTTGGTCTTATCGGTGCTGTCTCCATAGTGCGCTTCAGAACGGCCGTCAGCAACCCCATAGACATGTCCTTTATATTCCTTGGTATTGTTGTGGGGATCTCCTGTGGTCTGGCCTTTTTTCTTCATGCCCTGATTCTGACATTCTTTGTTGGATTTATGATGATTTTTTTAAGTAAGATAAAATTCGGTATGTCCCTTCCTTCCAGTTTTAACTATGAAATCAATATCAGCTTTAAAAAGATAAATTTCTATGATGATACAATTCAAAAACTGAGAGAATCTCTGGGTGGCGATACAATGTTGATGGAGATCAGAACCAGTAAGGATAAGATTAAAGTCCGCTATACCCAGAGCCTCCGCAACCGTATGGAAGTTCGTAAGGTTCATAGTGACATAGAAGAGATATTCAGTAATGATTCTTCCCTTGATATTCGGATTGCCAGGAAATAGTTCGAAGCCAGTCAATGATTATCCCTAAATAAACAGGTTTAGTTGCTGATAATATCTTGATTATGACAAAATAACCCCTTAAAATATTAGTAACTAAGACAAAACAAGGGGGTGTTTTATCATGTATCGAAATGCACTGAAGGATTTGAATGCCTGGTTTGATTCTCCCAGAAGAAAACCAATGATCCTGAGAGGTGCCAGGCAGGTGGGGAAATCAACACTTGTCAGGTTATTTGCCAAAGAACACAATCTTAAACTTTATGAATTGAATCTGGAAAAATATCTTTCACTTGATAAAGTTTTCAAAACAATGAACCTTGAGAGCATTTTACTGGAAATTGAGGGTATATGCGGCTCCATTTCATCAGATGAGAATGCTCTGCTATTTCTGGATGAGATTCAATCGACTCCCTATGCATTGCAGGCTCTCCGTTATTTTTATGAAGAAAAACCAGAGTTAGCGGTTATTGCGGCTGGGTCATTATTAGAGTTTACTCTGTCAGATCATTCCTTTTCCATGCCTGTAGGACGAATTACTTATTATCATCTGGGGCCGATGAGTTTCGATGAGTTTCTGTTACACCAGGATGAAGAACTGCATGGTTTCTATAAGGAACATGAGCCAGGGGATCTTATGGCTGATTCCAGGCATCAGGCTTTATTAAAATATCAGAGAGATTATTTGTATTGTGGGGGCATGCCTGAAGCAGTTCTGGCTTTTCAGGAAGATCCCTATACCGTTTCTGATGTTCATAGATCCTTGATTGATACCTATCAGGATGATTTTGCTAAATACGCCAGAAAATCAGATCTGATCCGTTTACAGCAAATTTTAAATAGAATTCCTCTTCAAGTGGGGAAGAAAATAAAATATGTTCATCTCAGTCCTGATGATAAGGCCGCAGAAGTTCGAAGGGTTCTAGATCTTTTGTCAAAGGCGAAACTCTGTTCCCTTGTTTATCATTCTGATTGTTCGGGAATTCCTCTGAGGGCAGGTCGCAATGAGAGAGTATTTAAAATCCTCTTTCTGGATATCGGATTAATGAATCATTTGACCGGCCTCAACTGGGATATACTTCGCAAGATGGATGAACGGACTTTGATTAATGAAGGAAGTATTGCAGAGCAGTTTATTGGTCAGGAATTGTTATTGTATTATCATCATGAGCTGCATTATTGGCTGCGGGAAGGAAAAAGCAATAATGCTGAGGTCGATTATGTCATTCCTCATGAAGGAAAGCTGATTCCTATTGAAGTAAAAGCAGGAAAAAGCGGAACCCTGAAATCACTTCATCAGTTTATGTCTCATAAGGGGGAGAATAGGGCAATACGCTTTGATATGAACAAACCCTCTTTTCAGATGCTGGAGGTACAGGTGCAGAATAAGAGTCAGTATAGGGAAACTCTGACATTTTCACTTCAATCCCTGCCTCTGTATTTCGCAGGACGTCTATCATCCATTATTAATCAATGGATCAAATGAAGAAGGGCTTTCTGAAAGTCCCTGAAATCACTGAGATTGTCATTTATTATGGTCCACACGATATTCCAGTCAATGGATCTGTATTCGTGGACGGCAATGTTACGGAAACCGACGGCGGCAATAAGATTCCCTGCCAATTTTTCGCTGATGATCTTGTTTCCTGCCAGGGATTGGAACACATCTGCCATACTGTTTATGGGTGAACCGTTATAATCGCTCAAGATATGGAGGCCCGTATCAACACATTGCTGTACGGCCCTTTCCAGATTTATAACGATAATGTCCTGTAAATCGAGATCTTCTTTGAGACTTTGACTATTCTCGGGGCATTTACTTTCGATTCTGAGGATACAGCGGCTCAGGGATTCCAACTTGGCTATAAGTATTTCAGGTTCCATAGGCTGTTTTTTCTATCCTTTTAATCTGCATGGCCTGTAACTGGGGTAGAAAGTCCGTTTTAAAATCCAGGGCCCGGATCATATGTCCGGTCAGTTCTCTGCTTGAATACTTCAGACGAACCCCTTTACTTATTATCTTGTAATGGATAAGACCTTTCGCCTTATCCAGGTCTATAAGGTCAATATTTCTGTGGAGTCTTATCTGTAGATCTGCATTCATTTGAACTAAGATCTTGTAATCCAGAGCTGTGAATGAGGCCAGTGCAATATCTACATCACTGTCCCGTCCTGAACTTCCATCAGCTACCGATCCATAGACAATAACGGTGTGGATCTCCTCGCGGGATTCAAAATAACTGCTTATACTGCTGAGAATCTCCCCTCTTTCCATGACTGAAGTATAACACGGCAGGATCAGCTTTGTCCCCAGATTGTGGTTTTAGCCTGGTGTGAGTTGCATAAGGATGAATTACTGGAAAATTGGGATTTAGCAATGAACCATGGAGAAATCCACAGGATAGAACCTTTAAAGTAGGAGAATTTATTATGCATGAAGTCGTACAAGTGATTCCTAATGAAGATTTTTCCGTTATTGTTTATTTTTCAGATGGTATGATAAAACAGTTTGATGCAAAACCGTTGTTGAATAAAGGTGTCTTTAAAAAGATAGCCGATGTTGTAACTTTTACTGAAAAGTGTACAGTTCTGAATAATACATTAGCATGGGATTTGAGTGGTAATTTTGATCCGTATAATTGTTTGGATATAGATCCTGACTC
The window above is part of the Oceanispirochaeta sp. M1 genome. Proteins encoded here:
- a CDS encoding CotH kinase family protein yields the protein MGHKLPDKIIILFLTLLIGSLLGGCGEFVGILDSHNPDTGLSEFRLYLSDDQFNTLQDSVSLDIYAHCRYESNEGEGRGEMRIRGFTSRMLPKKSFTLRREVNGEEIKIALDAGGAPWISYSLIMYAYSLAGLPYLELSPISLFMNDEYLGYYNQLPLYDESVDDYFGEKGELYKIRAFDLGRDVPAESMSEKKYPHDDNFSSLNRYLVNAAHMSTEDWVDWAEANVDLEDLAAYMVIRDYFGMADTYETNFYVYAGDKYRILPWDNDHYYQYTPVGGNNILTTRMLESEEFQDIYRDLFNRYFLQAGDNNIIDQLEGYSESLYSLLGAAVDVEPFFYLTSDAFEAEKQSIEVFFNTRTSDILSDPYWADFFTDPDDASR
- a CDS encoding DUF4956 domain-containing protein translates to MNEILDIINNPAQAQDFTILTSLIRLGYAFILNLILAIIYKWLNADKIDSHIIMHSIIYIGVIMAGAMMMIASNMVVAFGLIGAVSIVRFRTAVSNPIDMSFIFLGIVVGISCGLAFFLHALILTFFVGFMMIFLSKIKFGMSLPSSFNYEINISFKKINFYDDTIQKLRESLGGDTMLMEIRTSKDKIKVRYTQSLRNRMEVRKVHSDIEEIFSNDSSLDIRIARK
- a CDS encoding ATP-binding protein, which translates into the protein MYRNALKDLNAWFDSPRRKPMILRGARQVGKSTLVRLFAKEHNLKLYELNLEKYLSLDKVFKTMNLESILLEIEGICGSISSDENALLFLDEIQSTPYALQALRYFYEEKPELAVIAAGSLLEFTLSDHSFSMPVGRITYYHLGPMSFDEFLLHQDEELHGFYKEHEPGDLMADSRHQALLKYQRDYLYCGGMPEAVLAFQEDPYTVSDVHRSLIDTYQDDFAKYARKSDLIRLQQILNRIPLQVGKKIKYVHLSPDDKAAEVRRVLDLLSKAKLCSLVYHSDCSGIPLRAGRNERVFKILFLDIGLMNHLTGLNWDILRKMDERTLINEGSIAEQFIGQELLLYYHHELHYWLREGKSNNAEVDYVIPHEGKLIPIEVKAGKSGTLKSLHQFMSHKGENRAIRFDMNKPSFQMLEVQVQNKSQYRETLTFSLQSLPLYFAGRLSSIINQWIK
- a CDS encoding DUF86 domain-containing protein produces the protein MEPEILIAKLESLSRCILRIESKCPENSQSLKEDLDLQDIIVINLERAVQQCVDTGLHILSDYNGSPINSMADVFQSLAGNKIISEKLAGNLIAAVGFRNIAVHEYRSIDWNIVWTIINDNLSDFRDFQKALLHLIH
- a CDS encoding nucleotidyltransferase domain-containing protein → MERGEILSSISSYFESREEIHTVIVYGSVADGSSGRDSDVDIALASFTALDYKILVQMNADLQIRLHRNIDLIDLDKAKGLIHYKIISKGVRLKYSSRELTGHMIRALDFKTDFLPQLQAMQIKRIEKTAYGT
- a CDS encoding DUF2442 domain-containing protein — encoded protein: MHEVVQVIPNEDFSVIVYFSDGMIKQFDAKPLLNKGVFKKIADVVTFTEKCTVLNNTLAWDLSGNFDPYNCLDIDPDSIYENAKDVSDPLLP